Proteins encoded in a region of the Quercus lobata isolate SW786 chromosome 8, ValleyOak3.0 Primary Assembly, whole genome shotgun sequence genome:
- the LOC115955762 gene encoding uncharacterized protein LOC115955762 isoform X1, translated as MSSKGLTEASKIATLNANYMAKRLESHYPILFRGVNGTVANEFQGYTVGYVNIKAKMLFILCKLNLDIDAQETVLIGGYTIVELHRVLV; from the exons ATGAGTTCTAAGGGACTCACTGAAGCCTCAAAGATAGCAACCTTGAATGCAAACTACATGGCAAAACGTTTGGAG AGCCACTACCCCATTCTTTTTCGAGGAGTCAATGGAACAGTCGCCAATGAATTTCAAG GGTATACTGTTGGCTATGTGAATATTAAAGCAAAAATGTTGTTTATACTTTGCAAGTTGAACTTAGACATTGATGCTCAAG AAACAGTGCTAATTGGTGGGTATACTATTGTGGAATTGCATCGTGTTTTGGTTTAG
- the LOC115955762 gene encoding glycine dehydrogenase (decarboxylating) 2, mitochondrial-like isoform X2: MSSKGLTEASKIATLNANYMAKRLESHYPILFRGVNGTVANEFQGYTVGYVNIKAKMLFILCKLNLDIDAQGLLFS, translated from the exons ATGAGTTCTAAGGGACTCACTGAAGCCTCAAAGATAGCAACCTTGAATGCAAACTACATGGCAAAACGTTTGGAG AGCCACTACCCCATTCTTTTTCGAGGAGTCAATGGAACAGTCGCCAATGAATTTCAAG GGTATACTGTTGGCTATGTGAATATTAAAGCAAAAATGTTGTTTATACTTTGCAAGTTGAACTTAGACATTGATGCTCAAG GTCTATTGTTCAGTTAA